Proteins from one Thioflavicoccus mobilis 8321 genomic window:
- a CDS encoding MgtC/SapB family protein: protein MISEMDASITSDEGQALVGLAIALAIGLLFGLERGWHGQLDRDTEWPAGVRTFGLIGLLGGVAGLFAGALGPGVFGLMFLAVVAVVIAAYLVDARATGHTGITSLVAALLAFVLATLAVLGHRTTAASAAVVATLLLGFKPQLHAWVAKLDRDELQATLKLLVISIVLLPVLPDRGLGPLAALNPYQLWWMVVLIAGISYLGYFAVRIAGPRKGVVATSLLAGLASSTALTLQMARLARDGRTGDVDLLAAGVLMANVTLFPRILVIVAAVRPTLVVALLPALLLMALVTALPGLVLWWRRGSGSEGAAVRVDNPLSLGLALRFGILLAAVMLLARLAAEAFGDAGVLVLAVVSGIADLNAITLSIAEMGDAAVATSVAVLAIVAATTANALFKTTACTLIGGLRLGLRVGVPLVGAGLAGLALIWLWGSDAARLTAPLARFVTGLVGGGGG from the coding sequence ATGATCTCTGAAATGGACGCGTCGATCACGAGCGATGAAGGACAGGCCCTCGTCGGGCTCGCGATCGCCTTGGCGATCGGGCTCCTGTTCGGGCTCGAGCGCGGTTGGCACGGGCAACTCGACCGCGACACCGAATGGCCGGCCGGGGTGCGCACCTTCGGCCTGATCGGGCTCCTCGGCGGGGTTGCCGGGCTCTTCGCGGGCGCACTGGGGCCGGGCGTCTTCGGGCTCATGTTCCTCGCCGTCGTCGCCGTCGTCATCGCGGCCTATCTGGTCGACGCCAGGGCGACCGGCCATACCGGCATCACGAGCCTGGTCGCGGCGTTGCTGGCCTTCGTGCTGGCAACCCTGGCGGTGCTCGGCCACCGCACGACGGCGGCCTCGGCGGCGGTCGTCGCGACCCTGTTGCTCGGCTTCAAGCCGCAGTTGCACGCCTGGGTCGCGAAGCTCGACCGCGACGAGTTGCAGGCGACGCTCAAACTCCTCGTCATCTCGATCGTGCTGTTGCCGGTGCTTCCGGATCGGGGCCTCGGGCCGTTGGCGGCCCTGAACCCTTACCAGTTGTGGTGGATGGTGGTGCTGATCGCCGGCATCTCGTACCTGGGCTATTTCGCGGTGCGGATCGCCGGTCCACGCAAGGGCGTGGTCGCGACCAGCCTGCTCGCTGGGCTCGCCTCGTCGACGGCCCTGACGCTCCAGATGGCGCGGCTCGCCCGGGACGGACGGACGGGCGATGTCGACCTTCTCGCCGCCGGCGTCCTGATGGCCAACGTGACCCTCTTTCCGCGGATCCTCGTCATCGTCGCGGCGGTCCGACCGACGCTCGTCGTCGCCTTGCTGCCGGCATTGCTCCTGATGGCGCTCGTCACGGCCTTGCCGGGGCTGGTGCTCTGGTGGCGACGCGGCAGCGGCTCGGAGGGCGCAGCAGTCCGTGTCGACAACCCGCTGTCGCTCGGGCTGGCGCTGCGCTTCGGCATCCTGCTGGCGGCCGTGATGCTGCTCGCACGCCTCGCTGCCGAGGCCTTCGGCGACGCCGGCGTCCTAGTCCTCGCCGTCGTCTCCGGCATCGCCGACCTGAACGCCATCACCCTCTCGATCGCCGAGATGGGCGACGCGGCGGTCGCGACATCGGTCGCCGTGCTCGCGATCGTCGCGGCGACGACGGCCAATGCCCTGTTCAAGACGACGGCCTGCACCCTGATCGGCGGGCTGCGGCTCGGCCTCCGGGTCGGCGTCCCGCTGGTCGGCGCCGGCCTTGCCGGCCTCGCCCTGATCTGGCTCTGGGGCAGCGACGCCGCCCGGCTGACGGCCCCGCTCGCGCGGTTCGTGACCGGCCTCGTCGGGGGCGGAGGTGGTTGA
- a CDS encoding DUF4396 domain-containing protein, protein MIALLSHPLTIAVWAGIGAVSVAVLLWDLRRNNPEIAGLMKWVWTLTVAYSGPFGLAIYFYSGRKQIPRDDLWRRACRSTAHCYSGCGGGEIAGVFIAAGLLGLGNWWIARISFALAYVAGFALTVGPLIQEGVPTGRALADAFYSETASITVMEVSAIGMDLAIAGKAGIGEPLFWSSLVLSLTVGYVAAYPVNALLIRWGVKEGMRDPRHMAAAG, encoded by the coding sequence ATGATCGCCTTGCTTTCCCATCCGCTGACCATCGCCGTTTGGGCCGGCATCGGCGCCGTCTCGGTCGCGGTCCTGCTCTGGGATCTGCGCCGTAACAACCCCGAGATCGCCGGTCTGATGAAGTGGGTCTGGACCCTGACGGTGGCCTACTCGGGACCGTTCGGGCTGGCCATCTATTTCTATTCCGGGCGCAAGCAGATCCCGCGCGACGACCTCTGGCGGCGCGCCTGCCGCTCGACGGCCCATTGCTACTCGGGTTGCGGCGGCGGGGAGATCGCCGGGGTCTTCATCGCCGCCGGGCTCCTCGGGCTCGGCAACTGGTGGATCGCCAGGATCAGCTTCGCGCTCGCCTATGTCGCGGGCTTCGCGCTGACGGTCGGACCGCTGATCCAGGAGGGCGTCCCGACCGGGCGCGCCCTTGCCGACGCCTTCTACAGCGAGACCGCGAGCATTACGGTCATGGAGGTCAGCGCCATCGGCATGGATCTGGCGATCGCCGGCAAGGCTGGCATAGGCGAGCCGCTCTTCTGGTCGTCGCTCGTGCTGTCGCTGACCGTAGGTTACGTCGCGGCCTATCCGGTCAACGCCCTGCTGATCCGCTGGGGCGTCAAGGAGGGCATGCGCGATCCGCGGCACATGGCGGCCGCCGGCTGA
- a CDS encoding TusE/DsrC/DsvC family sulfur relay protein: MAASARTLSPHPALDQLARDEEGFLLDARDWSSELIEPLAVEAGLELTAERREVIAFIRGYYEERACVPEARTLLRHLAAVWGPERASRRALYRLFPRGYGQQACKIAGMTKPRKLMLDV, encoded by the coding sequence ATGGCCGCATCCGCTCGTACCCTGTCGCCGCACCCGGCCCTCGACCAGCTCGCCCGCGACGAGGAGGGCTTCCTGCTCGACGCCCGCGACTGGTCCTCGGAGCTCATCGAGCCGCTGGCCGTCGAGGCCGGGCTGGAGCTGACCGCGGAGCGCCGCGAGGTCATCGCCTTCATTCGCGGCTACTACGAGGAGCGGGCTTGCGTCCCCGAGGCCCGCACCCTGCTGCGGCACCTGGCCGCGGTTTGGGGTCCGGAGCGCGCCAGCCGCCGCGCCCTCTACCGGCTGTTCCCGCGCGGTTACGGCCAGCAGGCCTGCAAGATCGCCGGCATGACCAAGCCGCGCAAGCTGATGCTCGACGTCTGA
- the gpmA gene encoding 2,3-diphosphoglycerate-dependent phosphoglycerate mutase codes for MQHRLVLLRHGKSEWNRQNRFTGWHDVDLADEGVSEAHGAGRALRAAGFQFDIAYTSVLKRAIRTLWIALDELDQVWLPVVRDWRLNERHYGALQGLDKAETAAKYGDEQVRLWRRGFAIQPPAVAEDSPYYPAGQARYAGVPRERLPRTESLKDTVARVAECWDDTLAPQLRDGRRLLIAAHGNSLRGLVKLLDRIGDEEIEKTEIPTGVPLVYELDAELRPLRHYYLETEAAAPAD; via the coding sequence ATGCAGCACAGACTCGTCCTTCTGCGACACGGCAAGAGCGAGTGGAACCGCCAGAACCGGTTCACCGGCTGGCACGACGTCGACCTCGCCGACGAGGGCGTGAGCGAGGCCCACGGGGCCGGACGCGCCCTGCGGGCAGCCGGCTTCCAGTTCGACATCGCCTACACCTCGGTACTCAAGCGGGCCATCCGCACCCTCTGGATCGCCCTCGACGAGCTCGACCAGGTGTGGCTCCCGGTGGTGCGCGACTGGCGACTCAACGAGCGCCACTACGGCGCCCTCCAGGGGCTCGACAAGGCCGAGACGGCCGCCAAATACGGCGACGAGCAGGTGCGGCTGTGGCGACGCGGCTTCGCGATCCAGCCGCCAGCGGTCGCCGAGGACAGCCCCTATTACCCGGCCGGCCAGGCGCGCTACGCCGGGGTACCCCGCGAGCGGCTGCCGCGCACCGAGTCGCTGAAAGACACGGTCGCGCGGGTCGCCGAGTGCTGGGACGACACGCTGGCGCCGCAGCTGCGCGACGGCAGGCGGCTCCTGATCGCCGCCCACGGCAACAGCCTGCGGGGCCTGGTCAAGCTCCTCGACCGGATCGGCGACGAGGAGATCGAGAAGACCGAAATTCCGACCGGCGTTCCACTCGTCTACGAGCTCGACGCCGAGCTGCGCCCGCTACGCCACTACTACCTCGAGACCGAGGCCGCGGCGCCGGCCGACTGA
- a CDS encoding TrkA C-terminal domain-containing protein has translation MTAILSLLLVVTLSILLTRVAAIVLTYTGLSRQTARFQARSAFSGAGFTTAESEQVVNHPVRRRVVLLLMLLGNAGIVTAVSSLILAFVRTGDDGLGLVIKIPLLVGGVVGLWLLSASALFDRLLSRLVERLLARYTQLDVRDYAGLLRLGGDYRIVELAVEADGWLDGRTLAEARPAAEGVLVLGVSSPGGEWLGTPGGETRVGAGDTLVVYGRTEAIESLQQRRKGARAEREHAEAVGKQGEVAARERREREVETGR, from the coding sequence GTGACGGCGATCCTCTCGCTGCTGTTGGTCGTGACCCTGTCGATCCTGCTGACCCGGGTCGCCGCGATCGTCCTGACCTACACCGGCCTATCGCGCCAGACGGCGCGCTTCCAGGCGCGTTCGGCCTTTTCCGGGGCGGGCTTCACGACCGCCGAGTCCGAACAGGTCGTCAACCACCCGGTGCGACGCCGCGTCGTCCTGCTGCTGATGCTGCTCGGCAATGCCGGCATCGTCACCGCCGTCTCGTCGCTGATCCTGGCCTTCGTGCGCACCGGCGACGACGGCCTGGGTCTGGTGATCAAGATCCCGCTCCTGGTCGGTGGCGTCGTCGGCCTCTGGCTGCTGTCGGCGAGCGCGCTGTTCGACCGCCTGCTCTCGCGCCTCGTCGAGCGGCTGCTGGCGCGCTACACGCAACTCGACGTGCGCGACTACGCGGGTCTACTGCGGCTCGGGGGCGACTACCGGATCGTCGAGCTCGCCGTCGAGGCCGACGGTTGGCTCGACGGGCGCACGCTCGCCGAGGCGCGACCGGCGGCCGAGGGGGTGCTGGTCCTCGGCGTCTCATCGCCGGGTGGGGAGTGGCTCGGTACGCCCGGTGGCGAGACCCGGGTCGGCGCCGGCGATACCCTCGTCGTCTATGGCCGCACCGAGGCGATCGAATCGCTCCAGCAGCGTCGCAAGGGCGCCCGCGCCGAGCGCGAGCACGCCGAGGCGGTCGGCAAGCAGGGTGAGGTCGCGGCCCGCGAACGGCGCGAGCGGGAGGTCGAGACCGGCCGTTGA
- a CDS encoding family 1 encapsulin nanocompartment shell protein translates to MSYLNRDAASFPADLWERIDTAAIGAARDRLTARRFLDLEGPFGVGLTSVEIGTEAVVNEPNGQLAGTVGSRSIPVPMFQQPFALSIRRVEGHLRLGLPLDLRPVEDAAEAVARREEQVIYHGISELGLEGLMNAKGRATVPCSDWTEVEQAISDVIAAVNRLDANGYMGPYALALSPTRYNALFRRYEGSDMLQVDHLHRLCEGGLFKAPVEGAVLVDASVGDIKIGQDIKVGYSSNDGTHFRLFVSESLVFLLDEPEAICTLEE, encoded by the coding sequence ATGAGCTACCTGAACCGAGATGCCGCCAGCTTCCCGGCCGACCTTTGGGAGCGGATCGATACCGCGGCGATTGGTGCGGCCCGTGACCGCTTGACCGCACGTCGCTTTCTCGACCTGGAAGGGCCTTTCGGCGTCGGCTTGACGAGCGTCGAGATCGGCACCGAGGCCGTCGTCAACGAGCCGAACGGCCAACTCGCCGGCACGGTCGGCAGCCGTTCGATCCCGGTGCCGATGTTCCAACAGCCGTTCGCCCTCAGCATCCGCCGCGTCGAGGGCCACCTGCGGCTCGGTCTGCCGCTCGATCTGCGCCCGGTCGAGGACGCCGCCGAGGCGGTCGCCCGTCGTGAAGAGCAGGTGATCTACCACGGCATCTCCGAACTCGGCCTCGAGGGGCTGATGAACGCCAAGGGTCGGGCGACGGTGCCGTGCAGCGACTGGACCGAGGTCGAGCAGGCCATCAGCGACGTCATCGCGGCCGTCAACCGGCTCGACGCCAACGGCTACATGGGGCCCTACGCGTTGGCCCTGTCGCCGACACGCTACAACGCCCTGTTCCGCCGCTACGAGGGCTCGGACATGCTCCAGGTGGACCACCTGCACCGGCTCTGCGAGGGTGGTCTGTTCAAGGCCCCGGTCGAGGGTGCCGTGCTGGTCGACGCGAGCGTCGGCGATATCAAGATCGGCCAGGACATCAAGGTCGGCTACTCGTCGAACGACGGGACCCACTTTCGGCTGTTCGTCTCCGAGAGTCTGGTCTTCTTGCTCGACGAGCCGGAGGCGATCTGCACGCTGGAGGAGTAA
- a CDS encoding encapsulin-associated ferritin-like protein: MAVSSNTLHEDAADLSAKTRDVHRALVSLQEELEAVDWYRQRAEACRDGELREVLLHNMREEIEHAAMVLEWLRRSDPDFQEHLSTYLFTEGSILEAEEAATSGEGGDATPSEEAPAGLTLGSLKEES; this comes from the coding sequence ATGGCAGTCTCATCGAATACGCTTCACGAGGACGCCGCGGACCTCAGCGCGAAGACCCGCGACGTCCATCGTGCGCTCGTCTCGTTGCAGGAGGAGTTGGAGGCCGTCGACTGGTACCGCCAGCGGGCCGAGGCCTGTCGCGATGGCGAGCTGCGCGAAGTTCTTCTGCACAACATGCGCGAGGAGATCGAGCACGCGGCCATGGTGCTGGAGTGGCTGCGTCGGAGCGATCCGGACTTCCAGGAACACCTGAGCACCTATCTATTCACCGAGGGCTCGATCCTCGAGGCCGAGGAAGCCGCGACCAGCGGCGAGGGCGGTGACGCGACGCCATCCGAAGAGGCCCCGGCGGGCCTGACCCTGGGCAGCCTGAAGGAGGAAAGCTGA